CGCCCATTTTGGTGCTCGATGAACCGACTGCCGGGGTTGATGTCGAACTGCGGCAAACCCTGTGGAAAGCCATCCGCGCCATGAATGACCGCGGCACGACGATTCTGCTGACCACTCACTATCTCGAGGAAGCGGAAGAGCTGTGTGATCGCATCGCCATTATCAATCACGGTCAGGTCGTGGCCTGCGACACCACAGATGCGTTGCTCAAGCAACTCGATAACAAAACAGTTCTGTTGCTGTTGTCGAAGCCATTGGCTGAGATTCCAGACGCGTTGGCGAGATTTGAACCCCGGATGCCGACCCCAAATCAAATCGAAATCACTTACCGGCCATCCTCCACCGCCATGCTCGAAATCCTTCAGACGGCGCAAAGCCTCAACTTGCCGATCGCTGATATTGTCACCGAGGAAGTCGATCTGGAAGATATTTTCCTGCAATTGACAAGTTCCGGGTCCGCCGCGCTGTGAGGGCGTTCGCCGCTGTCGCACTATGTGTTCTGATCGCGGGCTGCGCCCCCCAAATCGCACCGCCCGGGACACGGCTTTCGGCGCCGTCGCTGTCTGAGGATGTGTTCATTACGGCAGACGGTTTGCAGCTGCCGGTCCGCCGCTGGCTTCCCGCGCAACCACCCCACGGCGTGGTTTTGGCGGTGCATGGCTTCAATGACTACAGCAAGTCTTTTGATAAGGTTCCCGATGCGCCGGGGGTCGGTCCGACACTCGCAGATAAGGGGTATGCTGTCTTTGCTTACGATCAGCGGGGGTTTGGCCGTTCGCCAAATGCCGGATACTGGCCGGGTGGAAATCAACTCGCGAATGACTTTAAGGCTTTCGTCGGCGTCCTCAGCCAAACCTATCCAGAGGTTCCGGTTTATGCGATCGGCGTTAGCATGGGCGGCGCGGTTGTGATCTCGGCGTTGACCTCGGACATCCCGCCGCCGTTGCGTGCTGTTGTGTTGGTGGCCCCTGCCGTCTGGGGGCGTGAAGCCATGCCGCTACTCTATACGGCGACCTTGTGGCTCGGCGCCCATACTATGCCGTGGGCCAAGCCCTCCGGGCGAAGCTTGGGCCGTTTGGCCAGCGATAATATTGAAATGCTGCGCGATGCCAGCCGTGATCCGCTGTTCATCAAAGACACCCGGATCGACAGCATTTATGGCCTGACAAACCTGATGGATCAGGCTCTGGCAAACGTTGGGAATATGACGGTGCCAACCTTGTATATTTATGGCGCAAATGACGAGATTATTCCAAAAAATGCGACGGAAAAGGCGATCACCCGCTTTCTCAATGATCAGCCGGAGCGCCGTTTTGGGTTTTACGAAAACGGCTGGCATATGATGTTGCGAGATTTACAGGCAGAGACAGTTTTGTCTGACGTGGCGAGCTTTTTCGCGGATCCTGACCAGCCGTTGCCCTCGGGCGCAGATCTTGAGCCTCTTTCGCGCTTTAATGCTGCACAGTGAGATCGTTATAGGAGAGCGTGTTTGCCAGCCTTTACCGTGTTCGGTGATGGACAGAGATTAGAGCTTTGTCTATGTTCCGGCCTCTCGCGCGCCCGTAGCTCAGCTGGATAGAGTACCAGATTCCGAATCTGGGGGTCACAGGTTCGAATCCTGTCGGGCGCGCCACTTTTTCTTCAAAAGCAGCCGCCCTATCATAAATTTAGTTCGAATGCTTTTCGAACGGGCGCGCCACTTTTTCTTCAAAAGCAGCCGCCCCACTCACCAGCGCGTCATTAATATAGTATCGTCTTGTTAAGTAATTAGCGTATTGGCTTGCCCGGGTCCCTTTGGGTCCTTACTTTAGCAACCATAATGAAGTGCCAATGTTCAATACTGGAGATTCTTAGACATGCGTTCATCTGTGATTGTTCTTGCCGCGACCTTTTTAGCCACAACAGCGTGCGCGCAAGCCGAGGACTGGCCCCGCACCGAGTCTGCCCCGGAAGCCAGAGCTTACATTATTTCTCCCTCAAATGGGGAAGTGGTCTCCAGCCCAGTTAAAGTAAAGTTTGGGTTGTCTGGGATGGGCGTTGCGCCAGCCGGCATTGAGTATCCGGACACAGGTCACCACCATCTTCTGATCAACAGAACGATCGAAATTAAAAGTGAGCCGTTGCCCTCAGGGGATGCTGACCTGCTGCACTTTGGCGGCGGACAAACCGAGGCGGTGATTGAGCTGGAGCCCGGCGAGTATACCCTTCAGATGATTCTCGGCGATCAAGATCATGTTCCACATGATCCACCGGTTATGTCTGAAAAAGTGACAATCACGGTCAAGTAACGTCTTTGGCCTGTTGCGGCTGGTGTGCGCCGGTCGATTTGATGGTTGTGACCGCGAACGATACAAATTCGGCGTGCAACCCAGTTTGCTTGCGCCTTTTAGGCTTTGCGTATAGGGTTTGGCGTAGTAAATGGTCGTTATAAAAGGCCGGATCAGTTTAACCGTATGGGGGCGTTCGGTAGATCGATTAAGGTCATACCGAAGCGGGGACGGGAAAGCGCATGAGCGTATTATATAAGGCGCTTCAGAAAGCAGCTAAAGAGAACGAAGAGCAGGCGGCTGTTCATGGCACAGATGCGGATGCTGCTGCGGTTGGGGCTTTTGATCCCGAACGCTTGGCAGGTTCAGGCGCAATTTCTTCAGGGCGCTCTAGTGGCGTAAACTGGCGTGTTGCTGGTGCAGCTTCTGCTGTGGTTTTGGCCGTTGTCCTCGTAGCAGTCTTCTTCTTATTCGACTCAGACCAACCAGCTTCTGTTCAAGTCGCGCAACAACCTGTTGCCCCCGCTCCTCAGATTGCGAATGATGCGCCTGAATCAAATTCTGTCGCTTCTCAATCGGAAATCAGTGCTTCTCAAGCGCAAACTGACGCGGTCGGTTTAGAAGCTTCGGATACGCCACCAGTTACTCAATCGGATGCTCAATCGGGCACAGAATCTAACAATGTCGCTGCTGTTGTGCCAGCACCTGTTGCAACGGCACCCGTTGCCCCAGAAGCCGTTGCCCCAGAAGCCGTTACCCCTGCAGCGCCAGTCGCAGCCGCAGCTGTTGTCGCCACGCAAGCTCCTGTGGCGGCTTCCGTCGGTGTTGCACAAGTACAGGCTCCTATTGCGCTGGTTCCTGCTGCTCCCGTTCAAGGTTCTGCCCCACCAGCTCCCGCTCAAACGCCGCCCACTCAGTCTGATCCCATGCCAAGGCTCGGCCCGGATTCTCCGGCGCGCGTCTTGAGTCCGCCCATTTCAATTCGCCGGGCCGATGCTGAATTCGCTGGGGCCGGTGATCTGGTTCAGGTTCGTGAAGTTTCGCAATCTGCGCAGGAAAATGTAACGGCTGGCTATAACGCTTTGGTCCGCGGTGATGTTGGGTCTGCTCTTGAGCTTTACACCCAAGCCCTGTCCACAGAGCCAACAAGTGTGATGGCCCAGTTGGGCCGCAGCGCCTCTTTGCAAAGGCTTGGCCGTCTTGAAGAAGCGCGCGCTGGTTATGAGACGGTGTTACGCATCGACCCGAGTAACCGCGAGGCGCTAACAAACCTGACAACGATTTACAGCACCCGCGCGCCCAATGAAGCGCTCAGCCGGTTGTTGGATCTTGAGCGGGAATACCCCAATTTCAGCCCGGTAAAAGCCCAGATTGGCTTGCTCTATGCGCGTATGGGATCAAACCCCCAGGCTCTGGCGTATCTCCGTGAAGCCGCGTCAATGGCGCCGGCGACGGTCATGTACCAATACAATCTGGCGGTCTTGCTTGACCGCTTGGGTCGTGCGGAGCAAGCCGTGGTGTCGTACGAGCGGGTGCTCGCCGGTATTCTCAATGGTGGTGTTGCGAGTGATCTCTCGCGGGCTAGCATTGAGCGCCGTGTGCGTTATCTGAAAACCTTGTAACGCACGCCGTCCGGAACGGCTGATGCCTTATCTTGCGCATTTTGGGTTACGGGAACATCCTTTCACCCTGACACCAAACACCAACCAATACTTCCCGATCGACAAACATGTGGAGATCATCCAGTCGATCCAATTTGGCATTGCCCGGAACACGGGCATCCTGAAAGTTGTTGGGGACGTCGGCACTGGCAAAACAATGCTGTGCCGCCTTTTGTTGCGCAAGCTGGTGGGATCCAACGATGCCGTGGCGTACTTAAACGCACCACAATGTGATCCAGAAAGCTTGGTTGGTTTGGTTTGTGCGGAGTTTGGCCTGGAGGCAGGGACACGCACGCAGATGCTCCAGGATTTAAACACGTTTCTCCTTGAGCAACATGCCATTGGCCGCAACGCTGTTCTCATTATCGACGAAGCGCAAGCCTTGGGCGCTGAGGGATTAGAGACAATTCGGCTGTTGTCTAACATTGAAACCGAGCGGCACAAGTTGCTGCAGATCGTGATGTTTGGTCAAAGCGAGCTTGATGACTTGCTCAGCCAACCCAACCTCCGTCAGATCATCCAGCGGATCGGGTTTTCCTTCAATACCGGCCCGCTGACGATGGATGAGGCGGTGCACTATATGACGCATCGGCTGGCGGCGAGCCGTTTGGACGGTATTGAGTTCCCTGTTTTTGACGAAGGGGCGGTGCGATTATTGGCCGCGAGTGCTCAATTTGTGCCGCGGGTCATAAATATTCTGGCGGATAAGGCGTTGCTGGTGGCCTATGGCGAGGGGGCCATTCAGGTCACGGAAAAGCACGCCGCTGCTGCGATTGATGATTCTCCGCAGATCGCCCGGCCTATCAGATTTAACCGGAGTACCGCGCGTCGCGTTCTTGTTGGGGTGATCGCATTGGAGGCTGCCGCCGTGGTGGCATTGTTTGTCCTCAGCCCAACCTTGCAGTTTTGGGCAAAAGACACCCTTGGCAAGGCGGTGTCTGTGATTTCCGGCGCACCGCCTCAATCGTCCACAGACCCCGAGCGTTGATTGCCAGAGGCAGATTTTATTGACCTGGCGCGTGGCCCGATTGGTCTGACATTTGTCGCCCTGTTAGGCTTGGTCTGCGGGAGTTTTGTGACCGCGTTGTCCTACAGGCTGCCCCGCGGCGAGAATTTTGTCAGCGGCAGATCGGCCTGTCCGAGCTGCAAGACGGTTCTTACCGCCCGCGATCTCTTCCCTGTGGTGTCCTGGCTGGTGTCCCGGGGGCGGTGCCGGCACTGTCATGCCAAAGTCTCTGGGCGTTACCCTCTTATTGAAGTGACGTGTGGTGTCTTGTTTCTCGCGGCTGTCTTGTCGGCTGAAGCCTCAGGTGAGGCGCGGATTTTGGTGTTATGGGGGCTTGCAATCGGCTTGCTGTCCTTGACTGTCACCGATTTTGAGTTTCAGCGTTTGCCTAATGGCCTGGTTTTGTTTGTGTTTGGCTTGAGTTGGGCTTTGGCATGGTTGGATGGCCGCACGCCGGCTGATGTTGGGCTATCAATCATTTTGGCCGTTGCGACGGGTGTGGCGTTACGAGTGTTAGGTCAGATTGTTGAAAAAAAGCCTGGGCTGGGCTGGGGTGATATCAAGCTGCTGGTTGCGGTGTCTGTGGCGTTATCACTTGAAACCTTGCCGTATTTTCTGATCATCACGGCTGCGGTCTCTTTGGTTCTGGCGGCCTGGTATGTCTGGAGACGTGGTGAGACTCAGATTCCCTTTGGCCCGGCTTTATGCGTTGGGGCCTTCGCGACATTCTTGTGACGCGAAACGGGTTGGAAAAGCTGGTAAAAAGCGCAATCAGTCTGTTGTCGCCTGGGAGCCATTTCTGATAGCATAGTGATGGGAAAAGCCTTAAAGCTTGACGGGTCTGAGTTTTAGACACGTTAATCTTAAGGTTACGAAGTTTTGTTCTGCCTAATAAAGTGGCGCTTTTTGACCACATGTCAGAACAATTGGGGAAGGGGATGCCCAAAATGGAATTGAGAACTGATCTTTTGCCGGTTAAAGGCAAGGCTGTCCGGGCCCTCTTGCTCGGAACGGCGGCAATGCTGGTCGCCTCTTGCTCAGAGTATACGGATTACGATCCCTCTGCTGGACTGCAAAAAGAAGATTACGAGCAACTCCTGAACCGCCGTTCGCCAGAACAGGGCGCGCAGATGGAAGAGCCGCCCATCCCCGATTTCCAACCTGTATTGGCGGCGCCCTCCGCGCCTGAACTTGCCGACGTGCGCCGGGTCTCCATTTCGGTGACAGATTCAACGCCATTGCGCGACATCCTCATTGAGTTGGCCCGCAAGGCTGGCGTTGATTTGGAAATGGACCCGCGCATCTCAGGCGGCATAATTTACACGGCCACAGACCGCCCCTTTGTTGAGGTTATTGAACGGATCGCCGAGTTGGGTGAACTGAGGTATCAGTTCCGCAACAACAGCCTGAAGGTCGAGCTGGATGAGCCGTATATTTCATATTATCGGCTTGATTACCCGGATTTGACCCGCACCGCCTCCAGCACCAGCCAAACCACAACAGATGTCAGCAACGCCATTCAGGGTGCTGGCGGTGGCAGTGGCACAAGCCAATCTGACGTGAGCGTCTCGTCTTCTTCAAACTCTGATTTCTGGTCCTCGGTGGGTGAGGGTATTGAGCAAATTCTTAGTGCGACAAACACAGAAGTACGCTCTAACGCTGACGCTCGCGATCAGTCTTTTACGC
This genomic stretch from Rhodospirillaceae bacterium harbors:
- a CDS encoding alpha/beta hydrolase; translation: MRAFAAVALCVLIAGCAPQIAPPGTRLSAPSLSEDVFITADGLQLPVRRWLPAQPPHGVVLAVHGFNDYSKSFDKVPDAPGVGPTLADKGYAVFAYDQRGFGRSPNAGYWPGGNQLANDFKAFVGVLSQTYPEVPVYAIGVSMGGAVVISALTSDIPPPLRAVVLVAPAVWGREAMPLLYTATLWLGAHTMPWAKPSGRSLGRLASDNIEMLRDASRDPLFIKDTRIDSIYGLTNLMDQALANVGNMTVPTLYIYGANDEIIPKNATEKAITRFLNDQPERRFGFYENGWHMMLRDLQAETVLSDVASFFADPDQPLPSGADLEPLSRFNAAQ
- a CDS encoding DUF4399 domain-containing protein — its product is MRSSVIVLAATFLATTACAQAEDWPRTESAPEARAYIISPSNGEVVSSPVKVKFGLSGMGVAPAGIEYPDTGHHHLLINRTIEIKSEPLPSGDADLLHFGGGQTEAVIELEPGEYTLQMILGDQDHVPHDPPVMSEKVTITVK
- a CDS encoding tetratricopeptide repeat protein, which encodes MSVLYKALQKAAKENEEQAAVHGTDADAAAVGAFDPERLAGSGAISSGRSSGVNWRVAGAASAVVLAVVLVAVFFLFDSDQPASVQVAQQPVAPAPQIANDAPESNSVASQSEISASQAQTDAVGLEASDTPPVTQSDAQSGTESNNVAAVVPAPVATAPVAPEAVAPEAVTPAAPVAAAAVVATQAPVAASVGVAQVQAPIALVPAAPVQGSAPPAPAQTPPTQSDPMPRLGPDSPARVLSPPISIRRADAEFAGAGDLVQVREVSQSAQENVTAGYNALVRGDVGSALELYTQALSTEPTSVMAQLGRSASLQRLGRLEEARAGYETVLRIDPSNREALTNLTTIYSTRAPNEALSRLLDLEREYPNFSPVKAQIGLLYARMGSNPQALAYLREAASMAPATVMYQYNLAVLLDRLGRAEQAVVSYERVLAGILNGGVASDLSRASIERRVRYLKTL
- a CDS encoding AAA family ATPase, with protein sequence MPYLAHFGLREHPFTLTPNTNQYFPIDKHVEIIQSIQFGIARNTGILKVVGDVGTGKTMLCRLLLRKLVGSNDAVAYLNAPQCDPESLVGLVCAEFGLEAGTRTQMLQDLNTFLLEQHAIGRNAVLIIDEAQALGAEGLETIRLLSNIETERHKLLQIVMFGQSELDDLLSQPNLRQIIQRIGFSFNTGPLTMDEAVHYMTHRLAASRLDGIEFPVFDEGAVRLLAASAQFVPRVINILADKALLVAYGEGAIQVTEKHAAAAIDDSPQIARPIRFNRSTARRVLVGVIALEAAAVVALFVLSPTLQFWAKDTLGKAVSVISGAPPQSSTDPER
- a CDS encoding prepilin peptidase, which encodes MPEADFIDLARGPIGLTFVALLGLVCGSFVTALSYRLPRGENFVSGRSACPSCKTVLTARDLFPVVSWLVSRGRCRHCHAKVSGRYPLIEVTCGVLFLAAVLSAEASGEARILVLWGLAIGLLSLTVTDFEFQRLPNGLVLFVFGLSWALAWLDGRTPADVGLSIILAVATGVALRVLGQIVEKKPGLGWGDIKLLVAVSVALSLETLPYFLIITAAVSLVLAAWYVWRRGETQIPFGPALCVGAFATFL